The genomic DNA TGGTATCAGTTCATATTTATAGTTATTATCTCCCAGTCTGAAGTATTAGCTGAAAGATCAGCTGTTACTGATCGCAGTAAACCTGCTTCAAAACGGAGCTGATGAAAATATTCGTGTGATATCAGATTCACATCTTACCAATATTATAGTcatcaatcaaacaaaaacttgaCAGAGAGCGGTTCTCCGGACTAAGGGTTTGGTTTAAGTagatcacatttcagcaaacgGGTAGTTCAAGTGCTTCAGGTCACAAAAACACGAGAATAAAGaacattcagacaaaaactTAATGAAAAGTCAGAGAGCCGCTTTCCACCAGTACAGAGCTCGATCAGAAATGGCAGCAGTGAGGTGGAGACCTTTAGGAACAACGTCAAGAGAAGGTGCAGACAGACTGCAGTGAGGAACTTCAGTATCTCCACATGCAGAGAGTTTTTCAGGATGCTAATACTTCAGGGTTTGTCCAGGTCTGGAGTCcggagctgcagcaggatgtCTGCTCTTTCCTCCAAGCCCAGCCTGCGGCACAGCGTGTCAGAGTGGCTCAGCAACAACCAGCAGCTGGCCGCCACCGCGCAACACGAGCAACACGTTTCCCAGCAGGTCCGGCAGGAGGGCCGCACGCTGCGCAACGAGACCCACTGCAAGGTGGGGCGTCCAGGCGGAGTCCAGACAGCCCAGGACCGTCTGAggagattttaaacatttagctgtATAGGTCGtttctttttctatcttttattttgatgacAGTTTTATGGGGTCTAGTTTATAAAGATACAGACAAAACCCAGTCATAccgtatattattattaatacatcAAACTCACATTTTGCTTCCTGGATGTTCAAGATGACAGACTATAAAATATGGGAGCTCATTTTTCAGTCAGATTTTCACCTCGTTATTCATTTATGTCAATTTCAGCTATATATTGTATTTACTtagcatgttaaatatttatcttcaagCTAAATCTTTagttgttaaattaaatatataaccTACTAAATATAAACTtgctgattatttaaataactgaatatttattatctAGGTAGGAagctaatatttaatttggagctaaatatttaaatcagtaaaatatttagcttgttaagtattttgtttgaaactaaTGTAAATGAATAACACggagaaaatatgattttgaaaaaattaactttttcaaaatcatttaatttaattaattaaattttttctcttaTGACAGGTTGAATAAGTCCAATTATTACACATTTAATTGTGTAATAACAGAAATCAGAGCTTCGGGTTTCGATGTTTGACCCTGTGATGACCTGCTGGTGCCCAGAGCTTTCCTTCATTTGCTGGATTCTGCTTCGTGGTTTTGTTGAATCATGGAGCTTCTCTTGCAGTAAACCATCGAATCGCTTTTCCTCTGCATGTGCAGACGGTGTGGGATGAGGGCGACACGTCTCGCAGGCTCAGCGATCGGATCTGGGACGTTTCCCGGTGGAGGAACGTCCTGGAAATCTGCGCACAGAAAGTGGACGAGGAGATGGAGGCTCTGACTCTGGTGACGGGATCAGAAACGTTTCTCAGCTTTTGTTCCCACGTTTCTCATCATTCTGCGTTTCTGTGCCGTTCCAGTCCAAAGAGCGGAGCGAGCTGGCCCTGGCCGCCACCTCCGTCCCCCTGGAGGTCACCAACGAGTGCCTGACGCTGCGGGAGGGCCGGCGCGGCTACGAGCTGGTCAGCGACCCGGTGGAGGCGCAGCTGAAGCAGGAGGTGGAGCTGATCGAAGGCGTGCAGCAGCGTCTGCAGCGCAGCGTCCACCAGGCCTTCGAGCAGCTGGGGTGAGTCCTGCTGAGGGTCCGGCGCCACGCCGACCCGACTCCTCCCTCCGACTGACGCGCTGCGCTCTGCTGCACAGCATCCTGCAGGAGGTCCGACAccagctgacctctgacctgcagaaCAAGATGGAAGCTCTGGACATCGACACGTCCTGCCTGTCCCTCACAACAAAGTCGCCGAGCGTCTCCCTGAAGACGAACCCGACCCGGATACCGTCAGGGTAAACCAGAAGGGTTCTTGGTCCCTGTTCTCCATTTCACCAGGCGGTTGTAGAAAAGCTCGGCGTTGTCCTTGACGACCGTCTGAAGCTcaagctctgctgctgtttgaaggATTTTGAGACAGTTGTTCAGGATTTTAATGCAACTTGGTTGGATTAATGAAACTCTTTATATAAAAGGTTTAGAAGCGACAAACTTGgtgctttaaaaatgtcttccagttccagagttacattttctttaaagtttattgatctttaaaatgTGTACTTGCATTATTAGGCCATTATTACTATATCacctgaaaatggtctcaaaacaacaacatcattgtttattgtaataacttctgggacagttTATGGTGACATACAGCAGCTTGACCTCCGACTGGCATCCTGGTGaattcatttaaagttttattgccAGTTCTGAGAACTTTAATTGGCTTCGCTCCACTTCTTATTTGAAAGTTACGTTACCATCTTTAAGGTCCAGTGATGAAAACGTCCGTCGGTTCAGATTCACTCCTTTTCTCCCAATAATCTGCTTTCTGACATTATTCTGCTCCAGGACTAAATGATCTTAAAGTGCTTTTAacacccatttttattttacagcatttaaaTCTCAGATTTATTGTGATTGTTGTAAGTTCTTTTATCAGAAATAGTGTCATTATAGAAGTCTGTACAACACTCTGCTGCAGCTtatgcattttacatttaacacaGAACTCCCCCTGGTTCAACATTTCTAAAGCTGACCTGATGAAATGTCCTCGTCGTTGCAGTTCCTCCTCCCCCCAGGAGTGGGCGCAGTTCAGCCAGTATAACGTGGCGCGAGCCCACGAGGCCGTCCTCGTTTCCCAGCAAATGAGGGAGAACATGAGCCTGAGCAGAGCGCAGGTGGGTGAGATGAACCCTGCAGTCGGCTGCAGCTGGTGCATTTTGATGTTCAGCTGCTTACTCCTGACAcacagcagggggcgctctggACAGGATGGAGAGCAGTGGATCAGATTTACAAAGTGTTTCCCTGATGGTTTAAAAAGTTCTTTTAGGATCAAAACCAACTGAAAAATTCAAGATGGCCATCGATGAATTAATCGATCACTGATTATgacttagttttattttattgtcattgcacaaaGACAACAGTGAAAAGGAGAACGGGTTGTGCTCTGATCATTTACggttctgtttgctttttgtagGTCCAGAATGAGTTGGAGGCTCAGCGCCGAGCCACAGAGTTCGCTCTCCGGAAGCGGAAGCACCACGAGGAGCAGGCCAGAGATGAGCTGCAGTGGCAAATCAAAACTGTACGAAAGCAAACAGGAAAGGAACATTTCTGAGCATCCAGATGTTCCTGATGTTCTCCTGTTTTCCTGCTCAGACTGAGGATGAAATGGCAGCCATGGAGGGCGACATCCGTGGGCTGGACGCTGACCTGCAGGCCAAGACGGCCTCCCTGAAGCTGGCTCACACGCGGCTGGAGGCCAGGACCCGCAGGTCCGGCACGGATCTGTGCCGCGACGAGGTCCGTGAAGCCCGGCTCGCCGGCCGCTCTCAGGGAAACCTCTGAAGCTTCTCCTGCTCTGTTTCCAGGTGCAGCACGGCCTCGTTGCTGAGGTCCAGCAGCTGGAGGCCACCATCCAGGCCCTGAAGCAGAAGCTGTCAGACGCTCAGTGAGTCCAGTAGATGAGTGTTGCAGCAAAAATTCTCTAAGTTTACCAATAATTATCACAGGAGCTGCTTTTGGACCTCGGTACCTGAGTTAGCGTAGTCTTTCCTCTCAGACTCTCTCTGCAGAAGATGACGCTCCACCACGGCCGCATGTGCCAGGATCTCTCCAGAAAGCAGGAAGCCCTGTCTCTGGAAGAGCGCAGCATGCAGTGCAGGACCCGCATCACGTCTCAGTCCAGCTCCGACCGGACCGCGGTGCCGCTGGTTCCGCTCGTGAACTCCAGTGGGAGGAGCAACCTTCAGCTGCTGGCCCAGTGAGCAGACACCTCGGCTCCAGTCCAGGTCTGCGCCGGTCAGCACGGCGGTGTAgctttcattcagtttttatttttccattttttttttggataatgGTTCCgtctggttttggatgctgtgcacCTGGATTGATTTTTGATAATACTTTGCTAATTTGTTCTGATgtgtaaccatagcaacaaggTGGTTTACAACTGGGAGCTGCTGATTAACATTgcaaaagctgaaataatacCACAACTGAAGACAAAACCCCAGAGGATTTGAAAAGGAAGCAGCgcaggagagaggaggaggaagtttaAACCATCTCTAACGTCCATCGCAATGGGCAACCTGAGACTGTTGGCTGACAGGATGATGAATTCAAGCCCTGACAAGGACTCAGAGTACAGGAAGTGCAGCGCAGTGTGTTTTACTGAGGCATGGCTGCAGGGTTGCATCCCAGACTCAAACATCCCTCTGGCAGCCTTCCTCAGAGATTTACAGAGGGAAAACAGAAGGAGGTGGATCAACAGCAGATGGTGTCCAGGACATGTTTCTGTGAAGTGTCATCTCACTGTCCAGACACTGACCTCTTGGCAGTACGACTCCGTTCACATCATTTTCCAACAGAGATTTGTTTTACACTAATATCAAGGGTCCATACATCTCATAATGAAGATCTTTTCTGGGAAAATCAGATCACAACCTTGTTTTTCTGGGCTCAGATTATAAGAAACTTGTGCAGAGACTAAAGAAAATGAGTGCAACCAAGTGGCTATAGGAAAGTGAAGAAGCCCTAAAAGGACGAGGCAACTGACTGGATTGCTCTTTGCCAGCCACATGGAAACGACATCAATGTCACGACTGAGTGTGTGACTGACGTTATAAACCTCTGAGTGGACAACACCGTCCCCACCAGAACAGACAAACTCTGGATCACCAATTAACTAAAGGAACAAAACAA from Gambusia affinis linkage group LG14, SWU_Gaff_1.0, whole genome shotgun sequence includes the following:
- the tekt2 gene encoding tektin-2 isoform X2 is translated as MSALSSKPSLRHSVSEWLSNNQQLAATAQHEQHVSQQVRQEGRTLRNETHCKTVWDEGDTSRRLSDRIWDVSRWRNVLEICAQKVDEEMEALTLSKERSELALAATSVPLEVTNECLTLREGRRGYELVSDPVEAQLKQEVELIEGVQQRLQRSVHQAFEQLGILQEVRHQLTSDLQNKMEALDIDTSCLSLTTKSPSVSLKTNPTRIPSGSSSPQEWAQFSQYNVARAHEAVLVSQQMRENMSLSRAQVQNELEAQRRATEFALRKRKHHEEQARDELQWQIKTTEDEMAAMEGDIRGLDADLQAKTASLKLAHTRLEARTRRSGTDLCRDEVQHGLVAEVQQLEATIQALKQKLSDAQLSLQKMTLHHGRMCQDLSRKQEALSLEERSMQCRTRITSQSSSDRTAVPLVPLVNSSGRSNLQLLAQ
- the tekt2 gene encoding tektin-2 isoform X1, which encodes MLILQGLSRSGVRSCSRMSALSSKPSLRHSVSEWLSNNQQLAATAQHEQHVSQQVRQEGRTLRNETHCKTVWDEGDTSRRLSDRIWDVSRWRNVLEICAQKVDEEMEALTLSKERSELALAATSVPLEVTNECLTLREGRRGYELVSDPVEAQLKQEVELIEGVQQRLQRSVHQAFEQLGILQEVRHQLTSDLQNKMEALDIDTSCLSLTTKSPSVSLKTNPTRIPSGSSSPQEWAQFSQYNVARAHEAVLVSQQMRENMSLSRAQVQNELEAQRRATEFALRKRKHHEEQARDELQWQIKTTEDEMAAMEGDIRGLDADLQAKTASLKLAHTRLEARTRRSGTDLCRDEVQHGLVAEVQQLEATIQALKQKLSDAQLSLQKMTLHHGRMCQDLSRKQEALSLEERSMQCRTRITSQSSSDRTAVPLVPLVNSSGRSNLQLLAQ